In Deinococcota bacterium, the sequence ATGTACAGCCTGCCCTTTTCTACTCTGCTGCCCCATAGTCACCCCCCATTGGATTAGCACAGGCGCCCATAGACCACCCACGGTCTCAAGATGCGGTTGGCTTAAAGCGGACTCGTTGAGATACGAGATATAACGTCCTCGAGCGCTAACCTGTGTTTAAATATATAATAGTCTTCTCGGTGGATAATAGCGACCAAAGTCTGCACCCCCACTAGTACCAAAGCCCTAACCAACCTAGGACCCAAGTCTTAAGACTTGGGTCCTAGGACTTAGGTCTTAAGACCCTGCTGATCGTTTATTCTCTGATTTTTTTGCGGTGCAGTGTCTTCCGAGCTGCCTCTATTCTCTCGCAGATTACAGTGACTTCGGCCATGATAGACTGCGGCATGGATTCATTCAACAGCGAGCTACTCAAGAGGCTTTCCGAAGTGGCCGGGGTGCCGGGGCGCGAGGAGCGCGTGCGCGAGCTCATCCGGGCCGAGCTCGAGGGTGTCGTGGACAGCCTCAGCGAGGACGCCATGGGCAACCTCATCGCCTTCAAGGGTGGCAATACAGAACAGGCCAAGCGCGTCATGCTCTCGGCCCACATGGACGAGATCGGCTTTTACGTCTCCTTTATCGACGACAAGGGCTTTTTGCGCGTCAACCCGGCGGGCGGCTTCGACGCCCGCACCCTCTTCGCTCGCCAGGTGACCGTCCACGCCAGGGGCGGCGACCTCGTCGGCGTCTTGAACCCGGCGACCAAGCCTATCCACATCCTGCCGCCCGACGAGCGGGGCAAGGTGCCGCAGCTCCACGAGTTCGCCATCGACCTGGGCATGAGCGGAGAGGCGGTCAAGGAGAGAGTCCGCGTCGGCGACCCGGTCACGCTCATCCAGGAATGCCGCGACCTGGGCGCGGTGGTGACCGGCAAGGCGATGGACGACCGCGCCAGCTGCTGGATCCAGATCGAGACCCTAAAGCGACTCCAGGAGCCCGCCTACGACGTCTACGCGGTCTTCAGCGTGCAGGAGGAGGTCGGCCTGCGCGGCGCCCGCACGGGTGCCTACCACATCGAGCCCGACATCGGCATTGCCCTCGACGTGACCCTGGCGGTCGACACGCCCGGCGGCGCCGAGCACCAGCGCGTCAGCGAACTCGGCAAGGGCGTGGCGCTCAAGGTGATGGACTCGAGCGCCATCAGCACCCGCTGGCTCTTGGACGCCTTTATCCAACTGGCGGAAGCGGAAGCGATTCCCTACCAGCTCGAGGTCCTGCCGCTGGGCGGCACCGACGCCGGGGCCATCCAGCTGAGCCGCGCGGGCGTGCCCAGCCTCACCCTGTCGACGCCCACGCGCTATATCCACACCGTCACCGAGATGGTCTCGAAGAGCGACCTGGGGGCGGCCGTCAAACTCCTCACCGCCTACCTCGAGGCGGGCAAGGGAGAGGACTAAAGCGGCTTAGCCTACCAGCTCCACGGCCATCGCCAGAGCCTCGCCGCCGCCGATGCAGATGCTCGCCACGCCCCTGGTCTCGCCGCGGCGCTTTAGGGCGTGCAGCAAGGTGGCGAGGATGCGCGCGCCCGAGGCGCCGATGGGGTGGCCCAGGGCGACCGCGCCGCCGTGGACGTTGACCTTGTCGGCGCAGAGGCCGAACTCCTGCATGGCGGCCATCGGCACCACCGCGAAGGCCTCGTTGATCTCGTACAGGTTCACCTCGTCAGCTTGCCAGCCCAAGTGCTCGAAGAGCGTGCGCATGGCGGCGATCGGCGCGACGGTGAACCACTCGGAGTCGGTGGCGCTGACGGCGTAGCCGCTGATCTTAGCCATCACCGGCAGACCGCGCTCGCGGGCGGTCTCCTCGGTGCAGACCACCAGGGCGGCGGCGCCGTCGTTGATGGTCGAGGCGTTGCCCGCGGTGACGCTGCCGCCCTTCTCGAAGACCGGGCGCAGGGTGGGCAATTTGGCGAAATCGACGCGGCTGGGCTCCTCGTCCCGGCTGACGACCGTCACCTCGCCCTTGCGGCCGGGAACCTCGACGGGCACGATCTCCTCCTCGAAGTAACCCTCTTCGTTCGCCTCCTGGGCGCGCCGGTAGGAGCGCAGCGCGTAGTCGTCCTGGGCCTCGCGGCTGAAGCTGTACTCCCTGGCGCACCTCTCCGCGCACGAGCCCATGTGCTTGTCGCCGTAGACGTCCCAGAGACCGTCGTGGACCATCGAGTCGAGCAGCTCTCCGTGGCCCATCCTGAGGCCCTCGCGCGCCTTGGGCAAGAGATAGGGCGCCTGGCTCATCGACTCCATCCCGCCCGCCACGGCGATCTTGGCGTCGCCCAAGGCCACCGCCCTGGCCGCCTGGATGACCGCCTCGAGCCCGCTGCCGCACATCTTGTTGAGGGTGACGGCGGGCGTGGTCTCGCTCAAACCGGCGTAGAGCGCCGCCTGGCGCGCCGGGGCCTGGCCCATGCCCGCCGACAAGACGTTGCCCATCAGGACCAGGTCGACCTCGCCCGGCGAGACCCCGGCGCGGCTCACGGCCTCCTTGACGACCGTGGCCCCGAGCCGCGAGGCCTTGAGGGATGCGAAGGCCCCCCGAAACGAGGCTATCGGGCTGCGCACAGCCGAGGCGATCACGACATTCATAGCGTTCCTCCAGAGCACATTAGATTAGAGAGCACAGCGTTCTTTAGAGAGTATAGCCCGGCGTCCGCTGCTCCCATGTGCGCGCGCAGGGGCGAAGGACACAGCAGCGATCCACAGCAGCGATCCGAATGTCCAAAACTACCGATAAAAGGACTCGTCTACGGAGCTAGCGCCGGCCCTGGAAGGTCGCCGAGGTCTTGGCCCGGCGCAGCAGGAGCCAGTCCGGCATGGAACAGACCCGAAGGTGCCGCGGCGTCAGCCCTCGAGCCCGGCCCCTCCCGCCAGCTTCGCAGCTCACGTTTTTGTTGCGGAAATGCGCTATAATGATAGCGGATGAAGCTCACTAGTGCACGGCGTCGTCACGTTCGCCCACGCCTCCTCGGGTGCTGACTCGGGTGCTGACCACGCTCGCTCCCGAGCCAGGGACGAGGGCCACGAGGATGCGGGCGCCAAGGATAAGAGCGCCAAGGATAAGAGCGCCAAGGATAAGGTCCTAGCGTGCTCAAGCGTGCCCGCCCCAGTGTGCCGCCTTCTGCTTCAAACCCCGACAATCCACGCATGCGTCTCACACGGCCCTCGGGCCCATTCTCTCGGTATCCCTGTTAGGGAAGGAGTCTAACCATCGATAAAGTCCACGGCAAACTCTCCGGATTGAAGAGCAACCAAGTCAAGCGCCTCAGCAACCTCTACCGCCGCAAACTGCCCCCGCAAGCGCCCGTCACCGCCGATCTGGCCCGGGCGATGGGCGACCTCTCGCTCGAGCTCAAGAAGCCCATCTCGCTGCTCATCGACCGCCGCGGCCGGGTGCTCACCGTCGCCGTCGGCGACGCTCAAGACGCCCCGCTGCCGCCTGTTCACGGTGAGGCCGAAAGGCGCCTCAAGGGCCTCAGGCTGGTCCACACCCATCTCAAGCCGGGGGGGCTCAGTGGCGGCGACCTGTCGGCGCTCTTCTTGAACCGGCTCGACGCCGTGATCGCCGTCGACATCACGGGCAACGGCAACGGCCATGCCCAGTTGGGCAACGCCCATCTCGCCCAGCTGGCCCCGCCGACCGCTGCGGAGGAGGACTGGATCGTTCACGGGCCCCGGCCCGTCTTCGAACTCGAGCGCCTCGACATCCTCAGGATGATCGAGAGCCTGGAAGAGGAGTTGCAGCGCTCGGCCGGCGCGCGAGAGACCAGGCGCTCGAGCCGGGAGCGCGCGGTCCTGATCGGCCTCAACACCGGCGAGCACCCTTCCCTGAGCGACTCGAGGCTGGATGAGCTCACCGAGCTCGCCCGCAGTGCCGGGGCGGTGGTCGCCGTCAGGAGCCGCCAGCAGCGCAAGAGCCCCGACCCGCGCACGCTCGTGGGCCGGGGCAAGCTGCAAGAACTCGTCTCCAAGGCCTACCATGAGGACGCCGACCTGCTCGTCTTCGACCGCGAGCTGAACCCCGCGCAGGCGCGCGAGATCGAGGAGGAGACCAAGCTGAAGGTCCTGGACCGCACCCAGCTCATCTTGGACATCTTCGCGCAGAACGCCCGCGGCCGCGAGGCGCAGGTCCAAGTCGAGCTGGCGCAGCTCACCTACCAGATCACCCGCCTCGCCGGCCGCGGCGTGGCGATGAGCCGCCTGGGCGGCGGCATCGGCACGCGCGGCCCCGGCGAGACCAAGCTCGAGGTCGACCGCCGCCGCATCCGCGACCGCATCACCACCCTGGAGAGCGAGGTGAGCGAGATCAGCAAGCGCCGCGGCGAGCGGCGCAAGAGCCGCACCCGCTCGCAGACGCCGGTGATCGCCCTGGTCGGCTACACCAACGCCGGCAAGTCCACGCTCTTCAACGCCATGAGCAAGGCCGAGGTCTTGAGCCAGAACAGGCTCTTCGCGACGCTCCGGCCCACCACCCGCGAGGCCTGGTTGCCGGGCCTGGGCGAGTGGGGCGGCAAGGTGCTCATGACCGACACCGTGGGCTTTATCCGCGATCTGCCGGACGAGCTCGTCAACGCCTTTCGTGCCACCCTCGAGGAGCTTCACGACGCCGACCTGCTCCTGCACGTCGTCGACGGCGCCTCTCCCGGCGCCTCCGAGCGGGTGAACGCGGTCGAGCGGATCTTGGACGAGCTCAAGCTCGAGGTGCCGCGCTTGGTCGTCATCAACAAGGGCGACCTCGCCGAGCGCGACGTGTTGCAGGGCCTGACCGAACGCTACCAGGCGCTGGCCGTGTCCGCCGAGACGGGCGAGGGCCTGGGCGCGCTCAAGGACCAGCTGGCGGACTGGCTCGAGTCGCCGCGTCACGACCCCCAACTCCGCGGCGCCCAGGAAGCCGTCGCCACGACACCCTATGACACGACACCCTACGGTTAACCCTGCGTCCAGTCCGGCTTAGTTGAGCCAGAGCCTAGTTGAGCCAGATGAGCAGCAGCGCCATGGCCGCCCCGGCCATGAGTACCAGGGTGAAGAGCCCCAGCGCCCAGCCGGGAATGCCCCGGACACCTTCCTGCTCGAGCTTGGCGAGCGTCTTGCGGTAGCTCCAGAAGCCGAAGGCCAGAGCCGCGGCGCCCATGACGACGAGCAGCGTGCCGAGGACGCCGACCAGCCAGCCGGGCTCGAGCGCGGCCAAGAGCCGTGACACCCCGATGCCCGCAGCGATGGACGCCAGGCCGGTGCGCACCCAGGCGCTAAAGGTCCGCTCCTTGGCGAGCAGCGTCCGCTCGTGCGCCCAATCGGTGCGATCCTCAGCCAGCTCGTGGCGGGATTCGCCGGCCAGCTCTTCGTCGTTCACCGGCTCAAGCCTTGTACCCCGACGTCCTCATACCCCGATGTCCTCGCGCCAGAGCTCGGGGTGATCGCGAATAAAGCCGGTCATGAGGCGGATGCAGCCCTCGTCTTGCAGGACCTCGACCCTGACGCCCCTCGAGCGCAGGAGATCCTCTTCGCCCATGAACGTCCTGTTCTCGCCGACGATCACGCGCGGAATGCCGTAGAGCAGAATCGCGCCGCTGCACATCGCGCAGGGCGAGAGCGTGGTGTAGAGCGTCGAGGCCCGGTAGACCGCGGCGGGCTGGCGCCCGGCACGTTCCAAGGCGTCCATCTCACCGTGCAGAATAGCGCTGCCCCCCTGCACCCGGCGGTTGTGGCCGCGCCCCAAGACGCGTCCGTCATGGACCAAAACCGAACCGATGGGAATGCCGCCTTCCGCTAGCCCCTGCTCGGCCTCTGCTAGGGCCCCCCGCATGAACTCATCCATCTTTGTTCCTTCCCTTCAAATAGTAGTGCCACAGGAGCCGCGCCGCCACCGCCCGGCAGGGCCGCCAGGCTTCGGCCAGGCGCTCGAGCTCGGCCGAGCCCGGCCGCCCGGCCAGGCCTTTCACCTCCTGCACTGCCACCGCCAAGGCCAAGTCGCCGCCCGGCCAGGCGTCGGGCCGCCCCAGGGCCATGAGCAAGTAGATGTCGGCGGTCCAGGGGCCGACGCCCTTCAGCCTGATGAGCTCGGCGCGCGCCGCCGCGTCGTCCAGGGTCTCGAGAGGACCCAAGTCGAGCCCCCTCTCCAGCAGCGCCCGAGCCAGGTGACGACCGTAAGCGGTCTTCTGACGGCTGAAGCCGACGGCCTTGAGCGTGGCGTCGTCAAGCAGCAAGAAGCCCTCCGGCGTCAGCGGTCCCGTAACCGCCAGGAGCCGCTCGAAGGCCGCCCGCGCCGAATGAAGCGAGACCTGCTGCTCGAGGATGATCTGCAAGAGCGTGGCAAAGCCCGGCTCGCGCCGCCACAGCGGCGGCGGCCCGAGCGTCTCCAGCACCCGCGCCAGGTCGGCGTCGCGCTCGGCGAGGAGGGCGAGGGCGGGCTCGAGGCTTGCCGCGCCCAGAGGCAGGTACGGCTGCCGCGTCAGCGCACCGCTCCGTGCGGCAGGGCGGCGTGCACGCCGCAGACCCCGTTGACGATTTGGGTCACGCGCAAGTCGACCACCACGCTGGCGAGCGCCAGCGCGTCTTTGCGGTCCACGTCCAGGAGCCCTTCCATCAAGCTCAGCATGTCGGCCAGCGCGAGGGCCGTCGCCTCGCTCAGGTCCTCGTGAAAGCCGAAGGAGAGCCAGGCGCTCGGCGTCTTGGCTCGAGGCGTCCTGAGCGCCATGTCCTCACGGAGGCCAAAGGTCAGCTCGAGGCGTTCCACCGGACACTCGATGGCGGTGCCGCTCACCTCGCCGTCGCCCTGGGCGGCGTGGCCGTCGCCGACCGAAAAGCGCGCGCCGGGCACGCCCACGGGAAGGTAGAGGGTCGTGCCGCTGGTGAGTTCCTTGCAGTCGATGTTGCCGCCCCAGACGCGCGGTGGGGCGGTCGGGTGCTTGCCCTCTTCGGGAGGCGGCCCACCCATCACGCCCATGAACGGGCTCAGGGCGACGCTGTGGCCGTGTTGATTTCGGCCGATCATCGCTTCGGGGTCGAGCGTCCAGTTCATGAGCCGCGCCTCGCCCTCGGCCACGCCGAGCCGCCGGTTGAGCCAATCGATGCGGCTCCGGCTCCAGTTCCAGCCCCAGAGGCCCGGGACAAGCGCGCCGACATGCACCTCGAGCGCCATCCCCGGCGCCGCCCCGCGGACCCCTATGGGGCCGCAGAGCGCGTGGCCGTCGTCGAGGCCCGGCTGGCGGGGTTCGAAAAGCCGGCGCTCGTTTCCGTCTTCGCCGAAGGGCTCGAGCCCCCAGCCCGCGTCGAGGGTGCGGTAGCGAACGGTGTCGCCCGGCTCGACGCTAAGCACCGGCGGCAGGTCTTTCGAGAAGTGGCCGTGCAGCGTGCGCTCCTCCGGCTCGATGACATAAAGGGCCATGATCGCCTCCTAAAGATAAAGCTGGCTAAAGATAAAGCTGGCTAAAGATGGCTCAGGAAGTAGTCGCGGACGCGCTCCTCCATATAGACGCGGTCGGCCTCCTTCCGGGGCATGTGGCGCTCGTCGGGAAGGAGGAGGAGGTCGTAAGGTTTGCGGGCGCGGTTGAGCGCGCCGATCAGCCTCGCCGTGTGCCGGAAGTGGACGTTCTCGTCGATGAGACCGTGGACCAGGAGCAGCTTGCCGCGCAGGCCTTCTATGTGGCGCATGACGCTGCTCGCCTCGTAGCCCTGAGGGTTCTCGCCCGGCAGGCCCAGGTAGCGCTCGCTGTAGTGGGAGTCGTAGCCGTCCCAGTGGGTGACGGGCGCGCCCGCGACCGCCACCTTGAACACCTCGGGCGCCCGGCACAGGCTCATCGCCGCCAGGTAGCCGCCGTAGCTCCAGCCGTAGACGCCCACGCGCGCCAAGTCCGCCAGCCCTTGCGCCGCCAGCCAGCGCACACCGTCGACCTGGTCGCCCACCTCGAGCTCGCCCATCCTGCCCTTGATAGCGCCCTCGAAGAGCAGGCCGCGCCGGGCGCTGCCGCGGTTGTCGAGCTTGAAGACGAGAAAGCCCAAGGAGGCCAAGGCCTGGGCGCGCATGTCCACCGTCATGTCCCAGCCGTTCGTCACCCGCTGGGCGTGCGGGCCGCCGTAGACGCTCACGATGGTCGGGAAGGGCCCGGAGCCGAAGGAGGCCGGGGGCTGGTAGATGGCCCCGTGGAGGGTCTCGCCGTCGCGGCTCTCCAGAGTGACGCGTTCCGGCGGCCCGAGCCCCAGCTCGGCCACGCGCGGGTCGGGCTCGTCGCAGACGGTGGCGATGCGCTCGCCGTCCGCCAGGCTCCGCAGGGTGACGGTCGGCGGCCTCGCCAGCGCGTGATGCACGTCCACGAAGCGCCTCATCTTGTGGTCGAGGGTGACGCTGTGCATGCCCGGCTCGGCGCTGAGGCGTTTGGGCTCGCCTCCTGGCAGAGAGACGGCGTGCAGAGAGACGGCGTAGAGGTGGCGCTCGAGCGGGCCCTCAGCGCTCCCCGTAAGGTAGACGATCCCCTGCTCTTCGTCCACGCCCTCCAAGCTGTCGACCATCCACGCCCCCTCGGTGAGCGGCCGGACGGGCCGACCGTCCGCGTCGTAGAGATAGAGGTGGCGAAAGCCCGTCCGCTCCGAAGCCCAGAGAAAGCCGCCGCCCTCGAGCGGCCGGAAGAGGTCGTGCAGGTTGATCCAGACCTCGCTCGTCTCGCGCAGCAAGACGGTGCTCGCGCCCGTCTCGGGGTCGAAGCGCACGAGCGTAAGCTCGCGCTGCCTGCGGTCCTGGAGCTGCGCCGCCAAGGTCCCGCCTGGAAACCAGTGGACCCGCGCCAGGTATTCTGCTTCGCCCGAGTCCATCTCGCCCAAACTCATCCACACCGGCTCGCCGCCTCCTACGGGGACGACGCCCAGCCGGACGCGGGCGTTGGGCCCGCCCGCGAAAGGGTAGCGGTGATCCTCCTGCGCGCCCTCCCCCACCGCGCCCTTGCCCTGGTGCAGGATGCGGTAGACGGGGACGCGGGTCTCGTCCACCTCGGCGAAGGCCAGGGAGCGGCTGTCGGGCGACCACCAGAAGCCCTCGCTCCGGCCCATCTCCTCCTGGGCGAGGTACTCGGCCAGGCCGTGGGTCTTGCCCGTCTCGCGCGCACCGCAGGTGAGTTGCCGGGGCTTACCGCCCTCGGCGGCGACGACGCAGAGTTCGGCGTCCTGCACGTAGGCCAGCCAGCGCCCGTCGGGCGAGAGCTGCGGGCTCAGGGCGGGCTTGCCTCCCCCCTCCACGACCCTGCGCAAGGGCGCGTCGGGACCGTCCTGGAGGTAGATGTCGCCGCGCAGGGGCAGGAGCAGGCGGCCCTCGCGCCAGGCGAAGCCGGTCACGCCGAGCTCGCGCTGGCGCTGGCGCTCGCGCCTGAGCTTCTCCTCGAGCGACAGCTCTTCCTCGCTGGCCTCTCCGAGACGGACAAGCAGCCTCTCCTCGCCCGTCTCGGGGTCAAAGAGGTAGAGGTCTCGGACGAGCGACCTGTCGGGGGAGCGGAGGTAGGCGATGAGCGCGTCGTCGGGGCTGAAGGCGAAGGCGCCGGGCGCCGCCATGCCGGGCAGGGGGTATCTGGCGACCTCTTCGATAGACATCTCGATAGGCATCGCCGCGCCTGTTCGGCTCGCCTTTGGGGTCAAGTTTTGGGACACAAGCAGGTCCTCCTAGCGTCTGCGCTCGAGTATAACGCGCCTGCCGCCCGGCGCTCTTGTGCCCCGACAGTTTGTACCGCGGCAGGGGATCGCCGGGAGGGTACGGCGGTATCGTGAGTTATGCCCTACCCGGATCTGAGAAGCTTCATCGCCGAGCTCGAGCGCCGCGGCGAGCTCCTGCGCGTCAAAGAGCCCGTCTCGCACGAGTTGGAGATCACCGAGATCGCCGATAGGATGGTGAAACGGGGCGGCCCGGCGCTGCTCTTCGAGAATGTCCCCGGCAAGGACTTTCCCCTGGTCATCGGCCTCCTGGGCAGCCGCGAGCGCATGGCCCTGGCGCTCGGCGTCAACAGGCTCGACGACGTGGGCGAACGCATCCGCAAGCTCCTCGACGTGAAGCTGGGCGGCGGCCTGCTCGGCCTGGCCTCGAACCTGCCGAAGCTGAGGGAGGTCGCCTCCTTGCCGCCCAAGCGGGTGCGCACCGGCCCGGTGCAGGAGGTGGTGTGGCGCGAGGGCGAGGTGGACCTGGAGAGGCTGCCGGTGCTCAAGTGCTGGCCGCAGGACGGCGGGCCCTTCGTCACCCTGCCGCTCGTCATCACCAAGGACCCCGAGACGGGCGACGTCAACATCGGCATGTACCGGATGCAGGTCTTCGACCGAAACACCACCGGCATGCACTGGCAGCGGCACAAGACGGGGGCGCGGCACCTGGAAGGGGCCAAAGGGCTCGGCCAGAGGCTCGAGGTGGCCGTGGCCCTGGGCGGCGACCCCATCCTCACCTACGCCGCCACCGCGCCCTTGCCGCCGATCCCCGGTCTGAACGAGTTCTCGCTGACGGGCTACCTGCGGGGCAAGTCCTTGGAGCTCTGCCGGGCGCTGACCGTGGACCTGGAGGTCCCGGCGGGAGCCGAGTTCGTGCTCGAGGGCTACGTGGACCCCTGGGAGGACTGGCGCGTGGAGGGCCCCTTCGGCGACCACACCGGCTTCTACACCCTCGAGGACCTCTACCCGGCCTTTCACGTCACCGCCGTCACCATGCGCCGTGACCCTATCTATCCCGCCACCATCGTCGGCCGCCCGCCGATGGAGGACGCCTACCTCATCGAGGCCTCCGAGCGCATCTTCTTGGTGCCCGCCCAGCTCATCTTGCCCGAGATCAAGGACTACCACCTGCCGCCCGCGGGCATCGCCCACAACCTCGTCAACGTGGTCATCGACAAGCACTACCCCGGCCAGGCCTACAAGGTCGCCAACGGGCTGTTGGGGTTGGGCCAGATGATGTTCGCCAAGGTTCTCCTGGTGAGCGACGAGGAGGTGAGGCCGCAGGACCACCCGGGCTTCTGGCGGGCGGTCCTAAGAAACGCCCTGCCCGGCCGCGACTCGCAGTTCGCCAAGGGGCCCATCGACGTGCTCGACCACTCGAGCCGCTCCTGGAGCTACGGCAGCAAGCTCATCGTCGACGGCACCGTCAAGCACGACGAGGAGGGCGCGCACGCCCATTGGCAGCCCAACCTCGAGCGGCCGCAGGAAGACCTGCCGGGCCACGGCGACGTCGTGAGGCAGCACCAGCACGCGGGCGGCTTCTGGTTTTTGACAACCGCCAAGACTCGAGCCGGCCAGGGCGGCGCGCTCGGCGAATGGGCGGTCAAGCAAGAGGTGGCCAGAGGCGTGCGCCTCGTCGCCGTGGTGGATCACGAAACCGACCCCACGGACTTCGAAGAGGTGATGTGGACCTTGCTCAACAACATCGACCCCGAGCGCGACGTGCGGATTGTGGGCGCCCCGGACGGTCCCGCCTTTGTCATGGACGGCACGCCCAAACTGTCGGCGGAAGGCTTCAACCGCGACTGGCCCGACAAGATCACCATGACCGAAGAGGTCAAGCGCAAGGTGGACGCAATCATGGCGCGGCTGGAAGGGGAGCCGGTGGGCTCGAGCTAAAGCTTCGTTTAGAATGGAGGCGTGGAAGCCTTCGACCGCGAGGAGTTCGAGCGCTGGCTGAGCCAAGCCAAGCACACCCTGGCATCTGCCGAGCGCGATGCGGCCGAGGGAGACTTCGGCTGGGCCTGTTTCAAGGCCCAGCAAGCGGGCGAGTACGCGCTCAAAAGCCTCCTGCGTGGTCTAGGACAAGCTGCTCACGGCCACGTCCTGAGGCGCCTGCTGGCTACGCTGGCCTCCGCAGGCATCAGCCTACCCTCCGAACTCCTCGACGCCGCGCAGAAACTGGACCTCCATTACATCCCTACGCGCTATCCCGACGCCTATCCCGAGGGAAGCCCTCACGAGTATTACAACCACAGGACGGCTGAGGAGGCCACGGGTGCAGCCCATCAGATCGTCACCTGGGTTCAGAGCGCTGCTTGAGCGCCGCCGGGCCGAGCGCGAGCGCTTGATCGAAGAGGCTCGAGCCTACGCCGAGCGCCTGCGCGCGGGACTGGGTGAGGCCAGCGTCTTTCTCTACGGCTCCGTTGCCAGGGGCGACTTCAATATGGCCAGCGACCTCGATTTGCTCGTCGTCTCTTCGCGGTTACCCGCCGAGCCCTTGGAGCGCCTCAGGCTGCTTCAATCCTTCGCGCTGGGCCGCGAGGAGCCCAAGGGCCTGCTTCCCGATGAATACGCCCGCCTGAAGGAGAGCAAGAAGCTGTGGTATCTCGAGGGCGCCCTCGAGCTCTAGCCGAGCCCCGGCCCTTCGCCGTCGCCGCGAATCAGCGAGACGACGGTGCGCAGCGTCCTGTCGAGATTGGCCTCACCACCCGAGCCGCTTTGGGCGTCAAGGTAGCCGCCCGGCCCGGTGTGCTTTACCGGCCCCATCGGCAGCAGCGCCACCTTGCCTTCGCGCCGGCCCCGGTTCCAGGCCGAATGGGGCAGGAGCGGCCAGCGGCCGGGAAAGAACAGCGTCGCCAAGCGTTCGACCGCGTCGCGGGCGCCGTAGAGGTGGTAGAGCTTGTCGAGCGCTAAGATGCCGGGGTCGGCGCTG encodes:
- a CDS encoding menaquinone biosynthesis decarboxylase, yielding MPYPDLRSFIAELERRGELLRVKEPVSHELEITEIADRMVKRGGPALLFENVPGKDFPLVIGLLGSRERMALALGVNRLDDVGERIRKLLDVKLGGGLLGLASNLPKLREVASLPPKRVRTGPVQEVVWREGEVDLERLPVLKCWPQDGGPFVTLPLVITKDPETGDVNIGMYRMQVFDRNTTGMHWQRHKTGARHLEGAKGLGQRLEVAVALGGDPILTYAATAPLPPIPGLNEFSLTGYLRGKSLELCRALTVDLEVPAGAEFVLEGYVDPWEDWRVEGPFGDHTGFYTLEDLYPAFHVTAVTMRRDPIYPATIVGRPPMEDAYLIEASERIFLVPAQLILPEIKDYHLPPAGIAHNLVNVVIDKHYPGQAYKVANGLLGLGQMMFAKVLLVSDEEVRPQDHPGFWRAVLRNALPGRDSQFAKGPIDVLDHSSRSWSYGSKLIVDGTVKHDEEGAHAHWQPNLERPQEDLPGHGDVVRQHQHAGGFWFLTTAKTRAGQGGALGEWAVKQEVARGVRLVAVVDHETDPTDFEEVMWTLLNNIDPERDVRIVGAPDGPAFVMDGTPKLSAEGFNRDWPDKITMTEEVKRKVDAIMARLEGEPVGSS
- a CDS encoding HEPN domain-containing protein, with the translated sequence MEAFDREEFERWLSQAKHTLASAERDAAEGDFGWACFKAQQAGEYALKSLLRGLGQAAHGHVLRRLLATLASAGISLPSELLDAAQKLDLHYIPTRYPDAYPEGSPHEYYNHRTAEEATGAAHQIVTWVQSAA
- a CDS encoding nucleotidyltransferase domain-containing protein; this translates as MRSSPGFRALLERRRAERERLIEEARAYAERLRAGLGEASVFLYGSVARGDFNMASDLDLLVVSSRLPAEPLERLRLLQSFALGREEPKGLLPDEYARLKESKKLWYLEGALEL